In Bacillales bacterium, one DNA window encodes the following:
- a CDS encoding ABC transporter permease, translated as MKDESPGTFHENAIEVERRALKKEKSKKLARHMLTIASPLFLLALWEVLSLTAVIDPRLFPPPTEIIRTSIQMLGEGELLTDVGVSLLRVFAGFLLGSVIGIIVGLLMGVYLPIRFFVSPLVMALMPIPTLALLPIIIFIFGIGEWAKIVTIAGSVFFPVAINTMAGVVNIDPIYVDVAKNYGARSKDFFFKIALPGSLPVMLEGIQMGQAIALLTIVAAEMMGAHSGIGYLIWTKYKAFLLSEMYVGLVLISFFGYFFSLLVRLLKVKLTPWR; from the coding sequence ATGAAGGATGAGTCTCCCGGTACTTTTCACGAAAACGCCATTGAAGTTGAACGGCGGGCGTTAAAAAAAGAAAAATCGAAAAAGCTTGCCCGACATATGCTGACGATCGCCTCTCCGCTGTTTTTGCTCGCGTTATGGGAAGTGCTCTCGTTGACGGCCGTCATTGATCCGCGCTTGTTTCCGCCGCCGACGGAGATTATCCGGACGTCCATTCAAATGCTTGGCGAAGGAGAGTTGCTGACCGACGTCGGAGTCAGTTTACTTCGTGTGTTCGCGGGTTTTTTGCTCGGTTCCGTCATCGGCATTATCGTTGGCCTATTGATGGGCGTGTATTTGCCGATCCGGTTCTTCGTCTCTCCATTGGTTATGGCTTTGATGCCGATCCCGACGCTTGCACTGCTTCCGATCATCATTTTCATTTTCGGCATCGGCGAATGGGCGAAAATCGTCACGATTGCCGGAAGTGTGTTTTTTCCCGTTGCCATCAATACAATGGCCGGTGTCGTCAACATTGATCCGATTTACGTCGATGTGGCGAAAAACTACGGGGCCCGTTCCAAAGATTTCTTTTTTAAAATTGCTTTGCCGGGTTCACTGCCGGTCATGCTCGAAGGCATTCAGATGGGCCAGGCGATTGCGCTGCTGACGATCGTCGCTGCTGAAATGATGGGGGCGCACTCGGGGATCGGCTACTTGATTTGGACGAAATACAAAGCATTTTTGCTTTCAGAAATGTACGTCGGACTCGTATTGATCTCGTTTTTCGGTTATTTCTTTTCCTTGTTGGTACGGTTGTTGAAGGTGAAGCTGACCCCGTGGAGGTGA